One Oreochromis niloticus isolate F11D_XX linkage group LG16, O_niloticus_UMD_NMBU, whole genome shotgun sequence genomic window carries:
- the ifngr2-1 gene encoding interferon gamma receptor 2-1 isoform X1, with product MLLILLCLHAFSRVASQAAPPPPQNVQVEKGQLTWTPGEPDVTYTVNYRRFNSDKWEALPACIQTPLHSCNISAIGPSDTNGSPENSCVTLRVQAERRGLRSEGVNACSRYGDVCTPPFSILPQPGSLTVHLSENHELAKEHAENAKHRIYFGREGESPLQAYKDTVASTTIEELEEGQRYCVQVAYTLHGIPMEPRSCIQCEVIPASEHVNRTPMIVGLLVGIVVLAIIILALGYLGFFQTEKIKRCLEPYKYEIPPNQFPGEFEVRTFNPTEEHCDDLQISDGNYEPRSALCPPAAAS from the exons ATGCTGCTGATCCTGCTCTGCCTCCACGCCTTCTCCCGGG TCGCGTCTCAGGCGGCGCCGCCGCCGCCACAGAACGTCCAGGTGGAGAAGGGTCAGCTGACTTGGACTCCAGGGGAGCCGGACGTCACCTACACGGTGAATTACCGCAG ATTTAACTCTGATAAATGGGAAGCTCTTCCAGCCTGCATCCAGACGCCGTTACATTCCTGCAACATATCAGCGATTGGGCCGAGCGACACTAACGGCTCGCCTGAGAACAGCTGCGTGACGCTGCGTGTGCAGGCCGAGAGACGGGGGCTGAGATCTGAGGGTGTTAACGCCTGCAGCAGATACG GTGACGTCTGCACGCCTCCGTTCAGCATTTTGCCTCAGCCTGGATCACTCACTGTACACCTGAGTGAGAACCACGAGCTGGCGAAGGAACACGCCGAGAATGCCAAGCACCGGATTTACTttggcagagagggagagagtccTCTGCAG GCGTATAAAGACACTGTAGCCTCCACGACCATTgaagagctggaggaggggCAGCGGTACTGTGTTCAGGTGGCCTATACGCTCCACGGGATACCCATGGAACCACGCAGCTGCATCCAGTGTGAGGTCATCCCTGCATCAG AACACGTGAACAGGACGCCGATGATCGTGGGGCTGCTCGTCGGCATCGTGGTCCTCGCCATCATCATTCTTGCATTGGGATACCTCGGGTTTTTCCAAACTGAGAAAATCAAACGCTGCCTGGAGCCATATAAATATGAAATCCCACCG AATCAGTTTCCTGGGGAATTTGAAGTCCGAACATTTAATCCCACTGAAGAGCACTGTGACGACCTCCAGATCTCTGACGGTAACTACGAGCCCAGATCAGCACTCTGCCCTCCCGCCGCTGCTTCCTGA